ATCATGACTCATGAATACAGACTAGATTCGCAGGTTCGATTTCTCGGTATTCGCAAAGATGTTCCAGAGCTCTTAGTTGCTGGTGATATTTTTGCTTTACCCTCGAATTACGAGGGCCTTGGCACAAGTATCCTCGATGCCCTTCATAGTCGTTGCGCTGTGGCGGCGTCACGGATTGGTGGAATTCCCGAAATGATCCAGCATGATCGCACTGGCCTTCTCTCAGAGGTGGGGGATGACTCACAGTTAGCCATTAACTTGGAGCGGTTGATACGTGATCCGCTCACCCGGCGGGAGCTGGCTGCTGCTGGAGAAGCGTTCATCAGCGACAAGTTTTCAATTGCTCGCATGGTCGAAGGCAACTTAGCTGTCTATCGCGACGTCCTTGCCACCTGATGCCAAGGCAAGCATTGCCTATCAAACCATAGACTCACCCACCGAAACGCCCTACTGGGACAATGTCGGAGTTTATGTCTGTGAACGTCTTACTTATCATTGGGATTTGGCTAACCTCTGCCCTTGCACAAGGTCAGGCGAGCACGCTACTTGTCGATGAAAGGCCGATCACCTATCGAGACATGACGCCCTATATGGAGTTCTTTTGCACCCAAGATAGGCTGAACCTGCAGCAAGCTATGAGCCACCCAAACTATCAGAGCAGTCTGTCCCCAGTGCATTTTAGCTACCGCATTAAAGAAGAGTGTTGGATGAGAGTCACGGTCGACAATCAATCCGCTGTTCGCAAAACACTTCTCTTTGAGCATCAGCAGGCCCTCACCAGTGAGATTCAGCTCCTCCAAGAGCAAAGACCAATCCAAACTATTGGCTACGAACACCCCTTTGACCAGAGGCAAGTGAAGTTCTCTCGCCCAACATTCTCGGTGGACATAAAGCCAGGTTTGCAAACGATTTATTTCAAACAGCGCTCAAAAGATCAAATGTGGCTCCACTTTCATATTTGGACTCCCGAACCATTTCACGAAGCCTTAGCGCTCCGGTACTTTGTCAATGGTGGTTTCGTTTTATTAGCTCTGGGCCTAGCTTGCTATAACCTGATTCAGTTTTCTATTTACCCCAAGGTATCCCTGATCTTCTACGTCTCCTATCTCATTTTTTCTGCGATGAGCCATAGTTTTGTGAATGGCTACCTAAAGCAGTTTATATGGCAAAACCAGAATCTCTACTCCAATCACTTCGGCCTTCTTTCAGTGCAATTGGCATTCCTATCAGCCTACGGCTTTGTCTATACGTTTCTTAACCTCAAACAAAAAATGCCAAAAGCAACCTGGGGAGTTTTGCTATTTTCAAGTATTGCAATCGCTGCCATCTTTTTGAATAGCTTGGGTTACTACACCATTATTGGTGCTATCAACTTAGTCCTTCTGGTCTTCGGCTCGTTCTATCTCTTATTTCTAAGCCTCATACTGGCAATTCGTGGCGATCGTCAGGCCAAGTATTTTTCAGCATCTTGGGGCTGCATGATTGCAGGTGTCATTGTGATTTCATTGACCCTATTTGGTGTTTTGCCTTCCCATCCCTTGACAAGTCACGCGAATCTTTTGGGCGGTAGCCTGCAAATGATTCTTATGAGCTTCGGGATCGCTGACCAGGTGAAGCAGTTTCAGATTCGGATGAAACAGGAGAAAGAACATGCATTCGACCAACTGCAAAAGATGGTCTACCCTCATCAACTCAAAAAAATCAGCCAGGGGATCAACATCGAAGATACCATGCCTTGTCGGAGTGCAAGGGCTGTGGTGATATGTTTCGATATTGTCAACAGTAGCCAGCTAGATCCTAGTTGGTCCAAAGAATTTGTCTCTAAGGTGCTTGGGCGATGCCAAGAGTTGATGGAAGCCAATTTCGACAGCGATACCCTCAGTGCTCGTGCCTATAGAATTAAGGAGCTTGGTGATGGTTTCTTATGCTCCGTTGGCTTCCCTTTCCAAACTCTCGACGACAACAGTCTCGAAGACTCTGCTATAGACCTAGCCCTGGAGTTTGTAGACGCTTTCGAAGAGACAGCACAGGCCTACCAACACACCAACAATCTTTTGTGCTCCGTTGGCATCGCCCGCGGTGACATTGAAGGTTTTTTTACGGTCTCTGGAGCTTGTCACTACGAGCTTTTTGGTAAGGGTATTATCCTGGCTACGCGCTATGAGAACATTCGCAAGAAGTTTGGTATTCAGCGGAGCAAACACCTTGTTACCCTACAAGAAGAAGTCTATATGGCCCTCAGCGCAGATCGCGGAAGTGCTTTCAAGCGCTACGATTTGCACCGAGACCTGATCAGGGACGATCATGGGGCCACTTGTTTCTATTTTAGAAATATTAAGGCAGCAAATCGCTCGTTCACCCCCCTTGCACTTGCAGATGGATTCTAAGCTGGCCAAACCTCAACCCTGCAAAAAAAGGTTAACGATTCAATGACTTGAGGAACTCCTATCATCGCTCACTCAAGCTTCACCTGAAGTGGCCGATCAGAAAGAAGAGTCCCTCACTCCGAAATGGGGCCGGATATAAGACAGGAGGTCTTATGGATCTTAAGATAAAAAATAGAACCTATGTCGCGGCACTCCGAGCGCAGCGTCGTATCGCGCGCCAAACGTCTAGACCCAGTCTAGAGTATGACGATATATCCAACCTTTCTCAGTCATC
The genomic region above belongs to Pseudobacteriovorax antillogorgiicola and contains:
- a CDS encoding 7TM diverse intracellular signaling domain-containing protein, encoding MNVLLIIGIWLTSALAQGQASTLLVDERPITYRDMTPYMEFFCTQDRLNLQQAMSHPNYQSSLSPVHFSYRIKEECWMRVTVDNQSAVRKTLLFEHQQALTSEIQLLQEQRPIQTIGYEHPFDQRQVKFSRPTFSVDIKPGLQTIYFKQRSKDQMWLHFHIWTPEPFHEALALRYFVNGGFVLLALGLACYNLIQFSIYPKVSLIFYVSYLIFSAMSHSFVNGYLKQFIWQNQNLYSNHFGLLSVQLAFLSAYGFVYTFLNLKQKMPKATWGVLLFSSIAIAAIFLNSLGYYTIIGAINLVLLVFGSFYLLFLSLILAIRGDRQAKYFSASWGCMIAGVIVISLTLFGVLPSHPLTSHANLLGGSLQMILMSFGIADQVKQFQIRMKQEKEHAFDQLQKMVYPHQLKKISQGINIEDTMPCRSARAVVICFDIVNSSQLDPSWSKEFVSKVLGRCQELMEANFDSDTLSARAYRIKELGDGFLCSVGFPFQTLDDNSLEDSAIDLALEFVDAFEETAQAYQHTNNLLCSVGIARGDIEGFFTVSGACHYELFGKGIILATRYENIRKKFGIQRSKHLVTLQEEVYMALSADRGSAFKRYDLHRDLIRDDHGATCFYFRNIKAANRSFTPLALADGF